In one Ornithorhynchus anatinus isolate Pmale09 chromosome 19, mOrnAna1.pri.v4, whole genome shotgun sequence genomic region, the following are encoded:
- the CNR1 gene encoding cannabinoid receptor 1, producing the protein MKSILDGLADTTFRTITTDLLYVGTNDIQYEDLKGDMASKLGYFPQKFPLTSSRGNPFQEKMTAGNDLLVAPLDPINITEFYNNKSLSSYKGNEENIQCGENFMDMECFMILNPSQQLAIAVLSLTLGTFTVLENLLVLCVILHSRSLRCRPSYHFIGSLAVADLLGSVIFVYSFVDFHVFHRKDSPNVFLFKLGGVTASFTASVGSLFLTAIDRYISIHRPLAYKRIVTRPKAVVAFCVMWTIAIVIAVLPLLGWNCKKLESVCSDIFPLIDETYLMFWIGVTSVLLLFIVYAYMYILWKAHSHAVRMIQRGTQKSIIVHASEDGKVQVTRPDQTRMDIRLAKTLVLILVVLIICWGPLLAIMVYDVFGKMNKLIKTVFAFCSMLCLLNSTVNPIIYALRSQDLRHAFRSMFPSCEGTTAQPLDNSMESDCQHKHANSAGNVHRAAESCIKSTVKIAKVTMSVSTDTSAEAL; encoded by the coding sequence ATGAAGTCGATCCTAGATGGCCTCGCCGATACGACCTTCCGAACCATCACCACGGATCTGCTCTACGTGGGCACCAATGATATTCAGTACGAAGACCTCAAAGGTGACATGGCGTCCAAGCTAGGTTACTTCCCCCAGAAATTCCCTCTGACCTCCTCCAGAGGGAATCCCTTCCAGGAAAAGATGACGGCGGGCAACGACCTCCTGGTAGCCCCGTTGGACCCGATCAACATCACAGAGTTCTATAATAACAAGTCACTGTCCTCCTACAAAGGCAATGAGGAGAACATACAGTGTGGGGAAAACTTTATGGACATGGAGTGCTTTATGATTCTCAACCCCAGCCAGCAGCTGGCCATCGCTGTGCTCTCCCTCACCCTGGGCACGTTCACGGTCCTGGAGAACCTGCTGGTGTTGTGTGTCATCCTGCACTCCCGTAGCCTCCGCTGCCGGCCCTCCTACCACTTCATCGGCAGCTTGGCCGTGGCCGACCTCCTGGGCAGCGTCATTTTCGTCTACAGCTTTGTCGACTTCCACGTGTTCCACCGGAAAGACAGTCCCAACGTTTTCCTCTTCAAACTGGGTGGGGTGACGGCCTCCTTCACCGCCTCGGTGGGCAGCCTTTTCCTCACGGCGATAGACAGGTACATTTCCATCCACAGGCCGCTGGCATACAAGAGGATCGTCACCCGGCCCAAGGCAGTGGTGGCCTTTTGCGTGATGTGGACCATCGCCATCGTCATAGCGGTCCTTCCGCTCCTGGGGTGGAACTGCAAGAAGCTCGAATCCGTTTGCTCAGACATTTTCCCTCTCATCGATGAGACCTACCTGATGTTCTGGATCGGGGTGACCAGCGTGCTCCTGCTGTTCATCGTGTACGCATACATGTATATCCTGTGGAAGGCTCACAGTCATGCGGTCAGGATGATCCAGAGGGGCACACAGAAGAGCATAATTGTCCACGCTTCGGAGGACGGCAAAGTGCAGGTCACCAGGCCCGACCAAACCCGCATGGACATCAGGCTGGCCAAAACCCTGGTCCTCATCCTGGTGGTCCTGATCATCTGCTGGGGCCCGCTCCTCGCCATCATGGTCTACGACGTCTTTGGGAAAATGAACAAGCTCATTAAGACCGTCTTTGCCTTCTGCAGTATGCTGTGCTTGCTGAACTCCACCGTGAACCCCATCATCTACGCTCTGAGGAGCCAGGACCTTCGGCATGCTTTCCGGAGCATGTTCCCCAGCTGCGAGGGGACGACGGCCCAGCCGCTGGATAACAGCATGGAGTCCGATTGCCAGCACAAACACGCAAACAGCGCGGGCAACGTCCACCGGGCCGCGGAGAGCTGCATCAAGAGCACAGTTAAGATTGCCAAAGTGACCATGTCTGTGTCCACGGACACTTCTGCCGAGGCTTTGTGA